One Sediminicola sp. YIK13 DNA segment encodes these proteins:
- the yihA gene encoding ribosome biogenesis GTP-binding protein YihA/YsxC, with amino-acid sequence MKIKSANFVISNSKVTHCPKDPLPEYAFIGRSNVGKSSLINMLTQRKSLAKTSGRPGKTQLINHFKINDNWFLVDLPGYGYARVSKKDKKTFQKYITDYFREREQLVCAFVLVDIRHEPQKIDLEFMEWMGENAIPFCIVFTKADKLRPKAIENHINAYIKDLLAGIWEEAPQYFVTSSTSDIGREELLHYIDDLNEKFFKELQNSVL; translated from the coding sequence ATGAAAATTAAGTCGGCCAACTTTGTGATAAGCAATTCCAAAGTGACCCATTGTCCCAAGGATCCATTACCGGAATATGCCTTTATAGGCAGATCTAATGTAGGGAAATCTTCTTTGATCAATATGTTGACCCAAAGAAAGAGTCTGGCCAAAACTTCGGGCAGACCAGGGAAGACACAACTTATCAATCACTTTAAAATTAATGACAATTGGTTTTTGGTAGATCTACCTGGTTATGGTTACGCCAGAGTGTCTAAAAAGGACAAAAAAACCTTTCAGAAATATATTACGGATTATTTTAGGGAGCGCGAACAACTGGTGTGCGCTTTTGTATTGGTTGATATCAGACATGAACCTCAAAAAATCGACTTGGAATTCATGGAATGGATGGGTGAAAATGCCATCCCTTTTTGCATTGTCTTTACCAAGGCAGATAAACTAAGACCCAAGGCCATTGAAAATCATATAAACGCCTACATCAAGGATCTTTTGGCGGGCATTTGGGAGGAGGCACCGCAGTATTTTGTAACCTCATCCACTAGTGATATTGGCCGGGAAGAACTTCTTCATTACATTGATGACCTGAACGAAAAATTCTTTAAAGAATTACAAAATTCCGTTTTGTAA
- the rsmH gene encoding 16S rRNA (cytosine(1402)-N(4))-methyltransferase RsmH gives MSYHNPVLLKESVDGLNIKEDGVYVDVTFGGGGHSREILRRLGEKGKLFAFDQDEDALENALDDDRFQLIHENFRYMTQFLKFYGIRKVDGILADFGVSSHQFDKAERGFSTRFDADLDMRMSKKNTISAHDVVNNYSYDELRRVLFEYGDLRNANAMAKAIEVAREESPIQTTDQLKGILKQFLPSSKEHKILAQIYQAIRIEVNQEIEVIKEFLMQTPGILEAGGRLSMISYHSLEDRLVKRFIRAGRFDGDPEKDFYGNIDVPFKKVGGLIVPSREEIKLNNRARSAKLRIAERI, from the coding sequence ATGAGTTATCATAATCCGGTGTTGTTGAAGGAGTCTGTAGACGGACTCAATATCAAAGAGGATGGAGTGTACGTTGATGTCACCTTTGGTGGTGGAGGGCATTCCAGGGAGATACTCCGTAGGTTGGGTGAGAAGGGCAAGTTGTTTGCTTTTGATCAAGATGAGGATGCATTGGAGAATGCTTTGGACGATGATCGTTTTCAGTTGATCCATGAGAATTTTAGATACATGACCCAATTTTTAAAGTTCTATGGTATAAGAAAGGTGGATGGTATTTTAGCCGATTTTGGCGTTTCCTCTCATCAGTTCGATAAAGCAGAGCGTGGATTTTCTACCCGTTTCGATGCCGATCTGGATATGAGGATGAGTAAAAAGAATACGATTTCTGCCCATGATGTAGTAAATAACTACTCATACGATGAGCTGAGAAGGGTGTTGTTCGAATATGGGGATCTAAGAAATGCCAACGCCATGGCCAAGGCAATTGAGGTTGCCAGAGAAGAATCTCCGATTCAGACCACAGATCAATTGAAAGGAATATTAAAGCAATTTTTGCCTTCTTCCAAAGAGCATAAAATATTGGCACAGATTTATCAGGCCATACGTATTGAAGTGAACCAAGAGATTGAGGTCATCAAGGAGTTTTTGATGCAGACACCTGGAATATTGGAAGCGGGAGGGAGATTGAGTATGATCAGTTACCATTCTTTGGAAGATCGTTTGGTGAAACGCTTTATTAGGGCAGGTCGGTTTGATGGGGATCCTGAAAAGGATTTTTATGGAAATATAGATGTTCCCTTTAAAAAAGTTGGGGGATTGATTGTTCCTTCAAGAGAAGAAATAAAATTGAACAATAGGGCGCGAAGTGCCAAATTGAGGATTGCAGAAAGAATTTAA
- the mraZ gene encoding division/cell wall cluster transcriptional repressor MraZ encodes MISFIGTYECKADVKGRIMMPVALKNQMAPMLSNGFVLKRSVFQPCLELYPMEEWNLLMEKMNKKNRFKKKNNDFIRRFSAGVKVVEVDATGRLLIPRNLVSIAGISKDVVLSSAINIIEIWDKDSYEKVIDETAEDFADLAEEVMGDDGDELS; translated from the coding sequence GTGATAAGCTTCATAGGGACATACGAGTGCAAAGCCGATGTTAAGGGCAGGATAATGATGCCTGTTGCTCTTAAGAATCAGATGGCCCCTATGCTTTCCAATGGTTTTGTTTTGAAGCGCTCCGTTTTTCAGCCTTGCTTGGAATTGTATCCTATGGAAGAGTGGAATCTTTTGATGGAGAAGATGAACAAAAAAAACCGTTTCAAAAAGAAAAATAATGACTTCATAAGGCGGTTTTCTGCAGGGGTCAAGGTTGTTGAAGTAGATGCTACTGGTAGATTGTTGATTCCTAGGAATTTAGTTTCCATAGCAGGCATATCCAAAGATGTGGTTTTGAGTTCGGCCATCAATATCATTGAGATTTGGGATAAGGACAGTTATGAAAAAGTAATTGATGAAACTGCAGAGGATTTTGCGGATTTAGCAGAAGAAGTAATGGGAGATGATGGAGATGAGTTATCATAA
- a CDS encoding polyprenyl synthetase family protein, translating to MKVVNQIREPINNEMELFEKKFYESMSSKVALLNRITYYIVNRKGKQMRPMFVFLTAKIVSEGSINERTYRGASVIELIHTATLVHDDVVDDSNIRRGFFSINALWKNKIAVLVGDYLLSKGLLLSIDNGDFDLLKIISVAVREMSEGELLQIEKARRLDITEEVYYEIIRQKTATLIAACCSLGACSVKPESDEVEMFRKFGELIGMAFQIKDDLFDYGTEQIGKPTGIDIKEQKMTLPLIHVLNKVAEKDRKWLINSIKNHNKDKKRVREVITFVKSNGGLDYAVEKMLGFKSEALDLLESYPDSPYKRSLILMVNYVVERKK from the coding sequence GTGAAAGTTGTAAACCAGATTAGGGAGCCTATCAATAATGAAATGGAACTTTTTGAAAAAAAGTTCTATGAATCCATGTCCTCCAAGGTGGCTCTACTCAATAGAATCACCTATTATATTGTCAATAGAAAGGGCAAACAAATGCGTCCTATGTTTGTTTTTCTGACCGCTAAAATAGTGTCAGAAGGAAGCATTAATGAGCGTACCTATCGCGGGGCCTCTGTAATAGAATTGATCCATACCGCTACCCTTGTCCATGATGACGTTGTTGATGATAGTAACATACGGCGTGGCTTTTTCTCCATCAATGCCTTATGGAAAAACAAGATTGCCGTTCTGGTAGGGGATTACCTTCTTTCCAAAGGGCTATTATTGTCCATAGATAATGGCGATTTCGATCTTCTTAAAATCATTTCTGTCGCTGTACGGGAAATGAGTGAAGGGGAGTTGTTGCAGATAGAAAAGGCACGAAGGCTGGATATTACGGAGGAGGTTTATTATGAGATCATCAGGCAGAAAACCGCTACGCTGATAGCGGCTTGCTGCAGTCTTGGAGCCTGTTCGGTAAAACCGGAATCTGATGAAGTGGAAATGTTTAGAAAGTTTGGGGAATTGATAGGGATGGCCTTTCAGATCAAAGATGATCTTTTCGATTACGGCACGGAGCAGATAGGTAAACCTACAGGGATTGATATTAAGGAACAAAAAATGACGTTGCCCCTGATCCATGTGCTCAATAAAGTTGCGGAAAAGGACAGGAAGTGGTTGATAAACTCTATCAAAAACCACAATAAGGACAAGAAAAGGGTACGGGAAGTCATCACTTTTGTAAAATCGAACGGCGGATTGGATTACGCCGTAGAGAAAATGCTTGGCTTTAAAAGTGAAGCCCTTGATCTCTTGGAGTCATATCCCGACTCCCCATATAAAAGGTCACTCATACTTATGGTGAATTACGTGGTGGAGCGTAAAAAATAA
- a CDS encoding alpha/beta fold hydrolase: MEEQIIKEGKFKYIEMGEGKPIIILHGLMGGLSNFHGVMTHFPKKGYKVLIPELPIYDMPLLKTNVKSFAKFLEQFIEFKGLKDVILLGNSLGGHIGLLHTKLYPKNVKALVITGSSGLYESAMGDGYPKRGDYEFIKKKAQDVFYDPEVATKEIVDEVFATVNNRIKLVKTLAIAKSAIRHNMSKDLPNMHTPVCIIWGKNDNVTPPNVANEFHALLPDSELYWIEKCGHAPMMEHPKEFNTLLDSWLSKRNY; the protein is encoded by the coding sequence ATGGAAGAACAGATTATTAAAGAAGGAAAATTTAAATACATTGAGATGGGTGAAGGAAAACCCATTATCATTTTACACGGTCTCATGGGTGGTTTAAGCAACTTCCATGGTGTGATGACCCACTTCCCAAAAAAGGGGTATAAAGTACTCATTCCTGAACTTCCCATTTATGACATGCCGTTATTAAAAACCAATGTCAAAAGTTTTGCTAAATTCTTGGAACAATTCATCGAATTCAAAGGCCTGAAGGATGTGATTCTTTTAGGAAATTCGCTTGGTGGCCATATTGGCCTTCTGCACACAAAGCTTTATCCCAAAAATGTAAAAGCCCTTGTAATTACTGGCAGCTCCGGCCTCTACGAAAGCGCTATGGGTGACGGATATCCAAAACGTGGGGATTATGAATTTATAAAAAAGAAAGCCCAGGACGTTTTTTACGATCCAGAGGTAGCCACTAAAGAAATTGTTGATGAAGTTTTTGCGACTGTCAACAATCGCATAAAATTGGTAAAAACTTTGGCCATCGCCAAGAGCGCCATACGCCACAACATGTCCAAGGACCTTCCCAATATGCATACGCCGGTCTGTATTATTTGGGGTAAAAATGATAATGTAACCCCTCCCAATGTAGCCAACGAATTCCATGCATTACTTCCGGACTCCGAGCTTTATTGGATAGAAAAATGTGGGCATGCCCCAATGATGGAACATCCCAAGGAATTTAATACACTATTGGACAGCTGGTTAAGCAAGCGCAACTACTAA
- the gldB gene encoding gliding motility lipoprotein GldB codes for MKNPIILILGLCLMLVGCAEDQKVKEEVQNINVNVKVLRFDRDFAEAGPLDIPGLKNTYPYLFPAQYPDSVWEAKLKDTLQVELLYEVGKAFPNFNNETQDLELFFKHVKYYFPNISLPTVVTITSDVDYNNRIILADSLLIIGLDNYLGQDHKFYGGIQKYISFGLDKEYMVSDVAAAFAKKVNPYPRDRAFLSQLIYYGKELYLKDKLLPLKSDAIKIGYSQEELDWAKANEEMIWRYFIERELLYSTDTKLAMRFLDQAPFSKFQLELDNESPGRIGRYIGWEIVRSFMEKNNVTLQQLLSLSAEEVFKRSKYKPNK; via the coding sequence ATGAAAAATCCAATTATACTCATTTTAGGACTGTGTTTGATGCTCGTAGGTTGTGCAGAGGACCAAAAAGTAAAAGAAGAGGTTCAGAATATTAATGTTAATGTAAAAGTTTTGCGTTTTGACAGGGATTTTGCAGAAGCAGGGCCCTTGGATATACCAGGGCTTAAAAATACATACCCTTATCTCTTTCCTGCCCAATATCCCGATAGTGTTTGGGAGGCAAAATTAAAGGATACCCTTCAAGTGGAGCTGCTTTATGAAGTGGGGAAGGCTTTTCCAAATTTCAACAATGAGACCCAAGACTTGGAATTGTTTTTTAAGCATGTAAAATATTACTTTCCAAACATTAGCCTTCCAACAGTTGTGACGATTACTTCTGACGTGGACTATAATAACCGCATAATTTTAGCCGATTCCTTGTTGATTATTGGATTGGATAATTATCTGGGGCAGGATCATAAATTTTATGGGGGGATACAGAAGTATATATCCTTTGGTTTGGACAAGGAATATATGGTGTCCGATGTGGCTGCAGCTTTTGCGAAAAAAGTAAATCCTTATCCAAGGGACCGCGCCTTTTTATCTCAACTCATTTATTACGGCAAAGAACTTTATTTAAAAGATAAACTTTTGCCATTGAAATCTGATGCTATCAAAATAGGGTACTCCCAAGAAGAATTAGATTGGGCGAAAGCCAATGAGGAAATGATTTGGCGCTATTTTATAGAACGCGAACTTTTGTACAGTACGGACACCAAATTGGCCATGCGGTTTTTGGATCAGGCGCCATTTTCAAAATTTCAATTGGAGTTGGACAATGAGTCACCAGGCCGTATAGGAAGGTATATAGGATGGGAAATAGTAAGGTCATTTATGGAGAAGAACAATGTGACTTTACAGCAATTATTAAGTCTTTCTGCCGAAGAAGTGTTTAAAAGGTCTAAATATAAGCCCAATAAATAA
- a CDS encoding RNA polymerase sigma factor translates to MKIITFYTNEKLLIKKAASGRRDAQQWLYEKHSPKMLSICRQYIKDVQFAEDVMVQGFLKVFTHLNNFKHEGSFEGWIRKIMVRECITYLRKRQPIIFDGEVLENHSQDYVSMGSQLEVGEIQTLIDCLPEGYRLVFGLYALEGYKHSEIAEMLQISESTSKSQLFKARKRLQEQLKVLEMSERIHSK, encoded by the coding sequence TTGAAGATAATCACCTTTTATACCAACGAAAAATTGCTGATCAAAAAGGCAGCATCCGGAAGGCGTGATGCACAGCAATGGTTGTATGAAAAGCATTCGCCTAAAATGTTGAGTATTTGTAGGCAGTATATCAAAGATGTCCAGTTTGCAGAAGATGTTATGGTGCAGGGATTTTTAAAAGTATTCACACACCTGAACAATTTTAAGCACGAAGGAAGCTTTGAAGGTTGGATCCGAAAAATTATGGTCAGGGAATGCATCACCTATCTCAGAAAGCGCCAACCTATAATTTTTGACGGGGAGGTTCTTGAAAATCATTCGCAGGATTATGTTTCCATGGGATCCCAATTGGAGGTTGGGGAAATACAGACCTTGATAGACTGCTTACCGGAAGGCTACCGATTGGTTTTTGGACTCTATGCCTTGGAGGGGTACAAGCACAGCGAAATAGCAGAAATGCTACAAATCTCTGAAAGCACGTCAAAGTCCCAATTGTTCAAAGCTAGAAAAAGGCTGCAGGAGCAGCTGAAAGTCCTTGAAATGAGCGAGCGGATACATTCAAAATAA
- a CDS encoding FtsL-like putative cell division protein, giving the protein MRKGILDILKGKFLVSGDAPKNWLFIIFASFLATVMIASSHSADSKVHRIANLNEQVRELRSEFVDVRSDLQGLKLESAIMGALAEDGLYPSETPPNRIIVKSKE; this is encoded by the coding sequence ATGAGAAAAGGAATTTTGGATATTTTAAAAGGTAAGTTTTTGGTGAGCGGGGATGCTCCCAAGAATTGGCTTTTTATCATTTTCGCCTCTTTTTTGGCTACCGTAATGATTGCGAGTTCGCATAGTGCTGATAGTAAGGTGCATCGCATTGCAAATTTAAATGAACAGGTAAGGGAGTTGAGGAGTGAATTCGTGGATGTGCGCTCGGACCTGCAAGGGTTGAAACTGGAGTCTGCCATCATGGGAGCCTTGGCAGAGGATGGATTGTATCCATCTGAAACCCCACCAAATAGAATAATAGTTAAGTCTAAAGAATAG
- the dnaG gene encoding DNA primase, with amino-acid sequence MISKSTIDQVYETARLEEVIGDFVQLKKSGSNFKGLSPFTDERSPSFMVSPVKQIWKDFSSGKGGNVVAFLMEHEHFTYPEAIKYLAKKYNIEIEETEQSNEQKEEANERESMYLVSEYAQKYFSETLKETELGKAIGLSYFKERGFTDDTIERFALGYCLDQWDSFTKTALDKGYQLKYLEKTGLTIVKENEGGGETKKFDRFKGRVMFPIQSMSGRVLGFGGRILTNDKKAAKYLNSPESDIYHKSKVLYGIYHAKQAIAKEDNCYLVEGYTDVIQFYQRGIHNVVASSGTALTPDQIRLVNRLTKNITVLFDGDAAGLRASLRGIDLILEQGMNVKICTFPEGEDPDSFSKNNSYEDVVAYLQDNSKDFIQFKASLLVKEAANDPIKRADTVRDIVNSISKIPDRIKREIYIQECASIMNISEAVLFNTLAQIGKKDSAEAAKKAPQEQRAFEVVKNDKKDVVKVDVQYELERKLIELLLLYGNQKQKFEDLILKENESGDLVLEPEVMEAKVYEKIYLDLQEDEIELTHEQFKNIYYKLIEGLNEKEDFAINSFMAELDQELVSEISSILMEEEKYMLHDWERKDIYPKEKGAGVAQLVSETILTLRCFLIKRRIDVLQQNTQNMEEDHRETLEEIMNYLQLNKLLNKKLNRVLS; translated from the coding sequence TTGATTTCAAAATCTACCATAGACCAAGTATACGAAACCGCTAGATTGGAAGAGGTAATTGGGGATTTTGTACAGCTCAAAAAATCCGGATCCAATTTCAAGGGACTTAGTCCCTTCACAGACGAACGATCGCCTAGTTTTATGGTATCACCCGTAAAACAGATATGGAAGGATTTTTCCAGTGGCAAGGGCGGCAATGTCGTCGCTTTTTTAATGGAGCACGAACATTTCACCTACCCAGAGGCCATAAAATATTTGGCCAAAAAGTACAATATAGAAATAGAGGAGACAGAACAGAGTAACGAACAAAAGGAAGAGGCGAACGAAAGGGAAAGCATGTACTTGGTCTCTGAATATGCACAGAAATATTTTTCGGAAACCCTAAAAGAAACAGAGCTCGGCAAGGCCATTGGTTTAAGCTATTTTAAGGAACGTGGTTTTACCGATGATACCATAGAGAGGTTTGCTCTAGGCTATTGCCTGGACCAATGGGATTCCTTCACCAAAACTGCGCTGGACAAGGGATACCAATTAAAATATCTTGAAAAAACAGGGCTCACCATCGTTAAGGAGAATGAAGGTGGCGGTGAAACTAAAAAATTCGATAGGTTTAAGGGAAGGGTCATGTTTCCCATACAGTCCATGAGTGGACGGGTATTGGGATTCGGGGGTCGTATCCTGACGAATGATAAAAAGGCCGCTAAGTACCTGAACTCCCCAGAAAGTGATATCTATCACAAGAGCAAGGTGCTATACGGGATTTATCATGCCAAACAAGCCATTGCCAAGGAGGACAATTGTTACTTGGTAGAGGGATATACGGATGTCATCCAATTTTACCAACGTGGTATCCACAACGTGGTTGCTTCCAGTGGAACTGCGCTGACACCAGATCAGATCAGATTGGTCAATAGGCTTACCAAAAATATTACCGTTTTGTTTGATGGTGATGCAGCAGGTTTGCGCGCCTCCCTCCGTGGTATTGACCTTATTCTGGAACAGGGCATGAATGTAAAGATCTGCACCTTTCCAGAGGGGGAAGATCCGGACAGCTTTTCCAAAAACAACTCCTATGAGGATGTTGTTGCCTACTTGCAGGACAATTCAAAAGATTTTATCCAGTTCAAGGCCTCGCTTTTGGTTAAAGAGGCAGCCAATGATCCCATAAAAAGGGCCGATACGGTCAGGGATATTGTGAACAGTATTTCCAAGATTCCGGATCGGATCAAGAGGGAGATCTATATTCAGGAATGTGCGAGCATCATGAATATCTCCGAAGCGGTCCTCTTTAACACCTTGGCGCAAATCGGAAAAAAAGACAGTGCCGAAGCTGCCAAAAAAGCGCCCCAAGAACAAAGGGCCTTTGAGGTGGTCAAGAATGATAAAAAGGATGTTGTAAAGGTAGATGTGCAATATGAGCTGGAACGTAAATTGATAGAGCTCTTACTTTTGTACGGTAATCAGAAACAGAAATTCGAGGATTTGATCCTTAAAGAAAACGAGTCCGGGGATTTGGTTTTGGAGCCGGAAGTAATGGAGGCGAAAGTATATGAAAAAATATATCTGGATCTTCAAGAGGATGAGATAGAGCTTACCCATGAGCAATTCAAGAATATCTATTACAAGTTAATAGAAGGGCTAAATGAAAAAGAGGATTTTGCCATCAACAGTTTTATGGCGGAATTGGACCAGGAATTGGTGTCCGAAATTTCCTCCATATTAATGGAGGAAGAAAAGTACATGTTGCACGATTGGGAGCGAAAGGATATTTACCCTAAAGAGAAAGGGGCAGGGGTAGCGCAATTGGTCAGTGAAACTATACTGACCCTTCGTTGTTTCCTGATCAAGAGAAGGATAGATGTCCTACAGCAAAACACCCAAAATATGGAGGAAGACCATAGGGAAACCCTCGAAGAAATCATGAACTATTTACAATTGAACAAGTTGCTGAACAAAAAATTGAACAGGGTGCTTTCTTGA
- the gldC gene encoding gliding motility protein GldC, with protein MSKLETSEITLRVAVDENRVPEKLSWSAQDGGINNEEAKAMLLSVWDSKNQESLKIDLWTKDMPVDEMKIFFHQTLVSLSDTFMKATQDEKMTATMKDFCDYFAEKLELKK; from the coding sequence ATGTCAAAATTAGAAACTTCAGAGATAACGTTAAGGGTTGCCGTTGATGAAAACAGGGTTCCGGAAAAATTGAGCTGGTCCGCACAAGATGGAGGTATAAACAATGAAGAGGCTAAGGCCATGTTGCTTTCAGTATGGGACAGTAAGAATCAAGAATCCCTAAAAATAGATTTATGGACCAAGGATATGCCCGTGGACGAAATGAAGATATTCTTTCACCAGACGCTGGTTTCCCTATCTGATACTTTTATGAAAGCTACCCAGGATGAAAAAATGACGGCCACCATGAAGGATTTCTGTGATTATTTTGCGGAGAAACTCGAACTTAAAAAATAG
- a CDS encoding zinc-ribbon domain-containing protein, with amino-acid sequence MILFLGTKRGKEKTKVLEGISCPYCHQTNTLTAISAPTYFHLFWISLFRINTNHFVECSHCRKAYYENEFTEEMKQAVETS; translated from the coding sequence ATGATTTTATTTCTAGGGACCAAACGAGGCAAAGAAAAAACCAAAGTACTAGAGGGCATTTCCTGTCCTTATTGCCATCAAACAAATACACTGACCGCCATTTCGGCCCCTACCTATTTTCATCTCTTCTGGATCTCACTTTTTAGAATCAACACCAACCATTTTGTGGAATGCTCCCACTGCAGAAAGGCCTATTATGAAAATGAATTTACAGAGGAGATGAAACAAGCGGTAGAAACTAGTTGA
- the nadE gene encoding NAD(+) synthase has protein sequence MQTEKVIDHIVKWLKDYATNAKCKGFVIGISGGIDSAVTSTLCAKTGLDLLCLEMPIHQAESQVTRASRHIEWLTQNFSNVKRQKVNLTPVFDQLVDVLPTVEKEEERFMSLANTRARLRMTSLYYFAALEGYLVAGTGNKVEDFGIGFYTKYGDGGVDLSPIADLLKTEVYDIAKVLGINEEIIKAPPTDGLWGDDRTDEDQIGASYPELEWAMKMKEEGKTISDFTGRKKEIFSIYNRYNSMNRHKMIPIPVCQIPIALK, from the coding sequence ATGCAAACCGAAAAAGTAATAGATCATATTGTAAAATGGTTAAAAGATTACGCCACTAATGCAAAATGCAAGGGATTTGTGATCGGCATCTCTGGGGGCATAGATTCTGCCGTAACATCTACGCTGTGCGCAAAAACCGGACTCGATTTATTATGTCTGGAAATGCCAATCCACCAAGCGGAAAGTCAGGTCACCCGCGCTTCAAGGCATATCGAATGGCTAACTCAAAATTTTTCGAACGTAAAACGACAAAAAGTGAACCTAACACCCGTATTTGATCAACTTGTTGACGTCCTGCCCACAGTGGAAAAGGAAGAGGAGAGGTTTATGTCGCTGGCCAATACCAGAGCGAGGCTGCGTATGACCTCTTTATATTATTTTGCAGCACTTGAAGGGTATCTCGTAGCGGGCACTGGAAACAAGGTAGAAGACTTTGGAATAGGTTTCTATACTAAATATGGGGATGGAGGGGTCGATTTAAGCCCCATTGCAGACTTATTGAAGACAGAGGTTTACGACATTGCAAAAGTTCTTGGAATAAACGAGGAGATCATCAAAGCACCACCAACGGATGGTCTTTGGGGAGACGACAGAACTGACGAAGACCAAATTGGGGCATCCTACCCTGAGTTGGAATGGGCAATGAAAATGAAGGAAGAAGGAAAAACAATAAGTGATTTTACGGGCCGGAAAAAAGAAATTTTTAGTATCTATAATAGATATAATTCTATGAATCGGCATAAGATGATTCCTATACCCGTTTGTCAGATACCCATTGCTTTAAAATAG
- a CDS encoding response regulator, giving the protein MIKVLIADNHPIVRMGIKHVLDAASDFEVIDDVSSTTELFEKLEVVTPDVVILEMDIPEINGIAALRKMKQDFPDVKVLIYSGQSEDVYALSTIRAGAYGYLSKVADIDYIITATRKVSEGNMFITNELAQRLAFDEGTQKPRRFFRKLSSREVEVLKLLASGKRNKDVALGLNLNEKTVSTYKARLMKKLNVDNLVDLLQQAKALELY; this is encoded by the coding sequence ATGATAAAAGTTTTAATTGCAGACAATCATCCTATCGTACGAATGGGCATCAAGCACGTATTAGATGCTGCTTCGGATTTTGAAGTCATTGATGACGTTTCAAGCACCACTGAGTTATTTGAGAAATTAGAAGTAGTTACTCCAGATGTGGTTATTCTCGAAATGGATATTCCTGAAATCAATGGGATTGCCGCTTTAAGAAAAATGAAACAAGATTTTCCTGACGTTAAGGTTTTGATCTACAGCGGGCAGTCAGAAGATGTTTACGCACTTAGCACTATCAGAGCTGGCGCTTATGGGTATTTGTCCAAAGTCGCCGATATAGATTACATTATCACTGCAACAAGGAAAGTTAGCGAAGGCAACATGTTCATCACCAATGAATTGGCCCAGAGACTAGCTTTTGATGAAGGCACCCAAAAACCAAGAAGATTTTTCAGAAAACTTTCTTCTAGAGAAGTTGAGGTTCTAAAATTACTTGCCAGCGGGAAACGAAATAAGGATGTTGCTTTAGGATTAAACCTAAATGAAAAAACAGTTAGTACCTACAAGGCCAGATTGATGAAAAAATTAAATGTGGACAATCTTGTAGATCTATTACAACAAGCTAAGGCACTGGAACTGTATTAA